tgttttgaaagctgtgCTATAATCTAAGCACATTTAGATgctgcaagaagaaagagacTTCTGGGTCTGAAGTAAAAGACCAAAATGGGaaataatatttgaaattaCCTGCTACTGTGGTCTTAAAGTTTTCTGTGGGCTGTTTCTCCAACCACATCCATATGGAGAAGTCTCTAGCGTGTTCCATACCTGGACATGTTGCTTATTAACAGATCTATTTGGTCTACAGAAATAATCCAAGCAGGAGATCTGTAGGCAGGTGAGCAGCTCTCCACAAAGCTGCTATGGCTTGAGAAGGTTTTGGAGAGATTTGCCCAAGCGAGGACGGAGACAGTGTGCTGTCCCTCCTCTCCCattcctcttctctctgctgttgcAGCAGGTAGGGATTTGCAGTTCACAAGAAGGAGCATTCAGGCAAGTCTTTACTGGTGCTGCCTAAAGAAATCTTTGGATTTGTTCAGATCTAGGTGTTGTTGTAGCTATCAgttacatacacacaaacaaacagcaaggacatttataaaacaaaccCAGATCACTGACACACATGGTGCCTGTGCTCTATCCATGTCCTCAAACGTCACAAAAAAGGGCCGAAGACTGAAGGCTTATGGAAATAGCTGAAAGTCCAGACCCTCAAGGGCAGTTGTCTCCTCACTGAAGCAGTGACCCTTCCACACTGTCTTCCTTTCTGAAGGGGTTGATCCACGGGGATTCTCCTTTTTGAACGCACAAAGAAAACCCCTCTGTGCTTCAGGCACCTGATTCTCCTTCAAGCCTTTTGCCTTCTCTGTCTCCCCCAGTACTCCAGTGAGGGACCACTGACCTGCACACCTTTGCATCAGGGCTCTACGCACTCAGACCTTCCTCACAGTCCCAGATACATACCTTCATTTCCCTTTCCCAAACACAGAATCACGAGAGAGAGTaaacatttttcacttccacttgtttttaattagcGTTTTTGgcaaacatacaaaaacaagGAATGACAGTAGCTGGTAAACTGTCACAATCTGAGACAGCACACCTTAAAATGCTCTACCCCAGAGGATGTTTACACGAACATGTAACTGAAGCATTCACTCAGAAAGACTCCAGATCAGCCTGTGCTGAAGTAAACCACCACTGCTGAACTGACTGGATTTGGTTCAGAGAGCACCCTGTTGGCATTTTTTCACAAGATTGTTGCCATTTTTTTTGCTGCCTGGCCTGCCTGATGTGGGGATGTGGGATGGGGGGTGCAAAGGGGACACGAGCACATCCGTGTAGGCAGCGGGGTGATTGAAGGGTGTGGGACAGCTCCTGCCACAAAGCCAACTGGAGCAGAGGACCCCTTGTAGTCTGCACATATTCTAGTGAAATCTTGTGTGAAGCACGTGCAGATTTTGATGGAGGTGCTCACGGAATTTTTCATGGTCTGGCGCTTCTGAAGGTAGAGAAGCAGCAGTTTCGTAGGGACAGGACTTGAACACAGGCAGCACATTGCAGAGGAGTGAGCTAGTCTTTCATTGAGCTTGGCTATCAGCAGACTTTTCATCTGTGATATGTCTTTGCTGCTGACACATTTAAACTCTTAGAAAATCTTCCTTACTCTAAGGCAAGGAGTGATGGAGACCAGGAGCAGAAGttgaaagataaaatatattAGAGAGTTCTGCAGTCTTCTCCCTTACTGCATCCGCCTTTATTGGTCACAGGAGGTTACAGCTTTACTCAGGCAGTTCTTGCCAGAACCTATAGCACTATGATTTACATTCAGCCTAGTTTGAGAGAGGGACTTTTCTGGAGCAAGCATATGTGGACATTTTCCCCTCTGATGCCATCACAGAACAAATCAGATTGTGTCTTATCTTAGCTCCAAGGATTTCTCACACAGCAAAAGAAGGGTTTTGCCTCAGCCAGGAGACATTTAGAcagcagaacaaggggcaaAGAAGGAACAAGTAGTGCGTGACATTCATGTGTCATGTTTTCTGAGGGGCTAACGCAATATGGGAGAGGTAGTGGGAAAGCTTCAGGtccccagcagcacaaggagaATGGAGCAGGAGATGAGTGAATGCATTTTCTTAGAGTGCTTCAGGACAAGGCTGAGGATGTTGAGCCTTCAGTACGCAATTCTACTCCAGTAGAACATGGTTCCGAGGAGAACGCAGAACTGAAAAGACAAGACTGCTGAGTTTCTCTTCCCCTCATCCCTTCCCCACACCTCTCCCCCCAGTCCCATGTAATCCTACTGATAGGAAAGGGCAACAGAAATTCTTGATAAGCAAAGTTCATTTGGGAACAGGGAGCTTAAAGCTTTTTTATCTGCACACAAACTTCACAGTGCAGAAAGATGTGCACGGACATAACTATTTGACCAGATCACTCAGCTCACTGGGGATTATCTGTCACGAAACTGCTGAACCCTAACTATTTGCGAAGTCTTTGAACTAGAAATGGAATTATCTGTCATGATTACAGTTTAGATGATCCAATACCCTCCAGAAACAAGAATCCGAaagctgtttgctgtgctgcttaTTGAGATTGCAGCAGGACACAGTGGGCCAGAAGGCCATCTAGCTCTTTGAGCATGGAAGCCAGGGATGGTGGGAAACTTTTGTAGGTAGCCCTGTTAGTGGAGCAGGCTACAAGCACATTGGTGATTAATAaatatcatcttcagatgcttTTCAGCCCCGTCACCCACCTCCACCCAAGTGGGTGTGAAATAGTtaggaaagagaagaggaaataaaaacaaatagtaAGTACTCACAGTCCAGCAGAGGATGGCAAAACCAAACCAGGCAACACCCCAGGCCTGCCTGTTCAGTGGCCCAGAAATAACATCGTAACAACCCTGTAAGGCAACCATGCATGAATCAACACAAGCTTTGAGCTTCTGTTGCTCAGTTACAAGCTCATCCACCTCCAAAAGAGAGTAAAGTGGCACGATCCTCTTCTATTGTTATCTGAGTAATTCAAAAAGACAGTCCAGAACTACACATTATTGACATCTTGCAGATAACCTGCATATTTCTAGCTCCAAATACAAAGCAGACCCATCTTAAACACTTCAAGGACAGTTTTCTGTTCTATCCACTTGCCGAACACAAAGACAGTCAACACAGAGCTGGACTCCAGAATCCAAAAGGCGTAGGCAAGTTTGGAAACCTAAACATCTTCTAGAAATGCTTATTAGTGTAAAATCTCATGCTCATGGCCCCGCAATCTGTCTGAACAGGAAAAGCTGGTTAACTGTAAAGTTCAACAAGTGATGTGTTCAGTAAGTGGGTCTCACTGTAGGAAACACTTCTCAGAGATGCCCTACTATTCATTTAATGGGGCACAGTGCCAGAGGACAGCCCCTTCTTATTCTCTTGCCATCTGTTCTTCATTACTTTTGACAGCTGCCTAGAGGAGGAGAACTGCTGTCTTGCTCACTCATGTACGCACTCATCTTTTGGCAATGTTTGATTTAGCCGGCGACCACCTGCATGTATGAGGTACTGCTTCATATTGATAGCGTTGGAATAGTTTTTTTCCAATTCATACACTGAATACTGTATTAAGTTTTGGCTTCCTCACtataagaaagacattaaggcactgaagtgtgtccagagaaggtcaacaaagctgtgaagggtctggagcaaaTTTCTTAAGGGGATTGTCtaagggaactgggattgttcagtctggagaagaggaagctctgTGGAGACCTCTTTGCTttctataactacctgaaaggaggttgtagtgaggttTGGGTTGGCCTTGTTTCCCAgttaacagtgataggatgagagggaatggtttcaagttgTTTCAGGAGGAACTGAGGTTgaatgttaggaaacatttattctaaGTAAGAgaggtgaggcagtggcacaggctgcccaggaaggtagtggagtcaccatccctggaggtgttcaagaactgtgtagaTGTAGCTCTGAgagacatggcttagtgggcatggtggtgataggttggcagttggacttgattattttagaggtcttttccaaccttaatgattccgtGTTTATTACTAATAGTCAGAAAAGCCTTTACCACAATCTGTGCTGTGTTCTACTTGGTCAGGAACTAACAAGCACTGCTTCTTCTTCAGAAAGATTTTGGACACCTTTTGGACACTTAGCTTACAGGAGAGGAGGAAGGCTATTCCCTATTTCCTTCCCATCCAGCAAGGCACTTTTGATCAACACAtgttaactggaaaaaaaaggtaaaatctTACATCGCTGTTATAGAAGCCGGAGACTCCAAGCTTGCAGCCATCAAGATTGATGGGTTCTCCTCGGGTATCCATGACACAGCAGTTGTGTGGCCAAGGATAGTCCGCATCATTGTGTGTCATCCGAAAAGCAGATGTGTACTCCTGCCAGTCCGAGGGCCCATGCACCCCGCAGCACTGGTTCTGTGGAGTGAGAGGAGGAAATGGTCTTCATGGGCCAAGGTCACAGCCCTGCATAAGGCTGTCCCTTGCACAAGGTTAGGCATTAACCACAGATTTATGGGAGAAATTTTTGAAGTGCTTGCCTTTGTCAGTCTGCCATCTGATAAACAAGCAAAATGGGGAGTGTGTCAGGACTTCGTCTAAGGTCCAAGGCAGATGTTATCCTTTTTACTACTGAGTGGCTCTGAGGAGGTCTTGAAAttccagagcagcagagcatttAGTAATAAGTGATAATATTCAGTGTTATTATTACCTGGAGCATGAGCTTATCCCATATCTTTGTGACCCTTTCGGTCATCCATTTGTCACTGTTATTGTCTGTCTCTGACTTCAGATACCTCTCCAGCATTTGCTTCAGGAAGAGGTTTGGAGTAAGCTGCAGGAGAAAACAAGTAAACAGacaatcaaacaaaaccaccaccaataacaaaaaacaccaccaccaacaaaggAACACCAGAAAAGAA
The sequence above is a segment of the Excalfactoria chinensis isolate bCotChi1 chromosome 1, bCotChi1.hap2, whole genome shotgun sequence genome. Coding sequences within it:
- the UPK1B gene encoding uroplakin-1b, which produces MAKTDNGIRICQGLLILGNVVIGMCGIALTAECIFFVSDPHGLYPLLEATENDDIYAAAWIGIFVGFALLALSILGIIGVMKSSKTLLLVYIILMLITYAFEMASCITAATHRDFLTPNLFLKQMLERYLKSETDNNSDKWMTERVTKIWDKLMLQNQCCGVHGPSDWQEYTSAFRMTHNDADYPWPHNCCVMDTRGEPINLDGCKLGVSGFYNSDGCYDVISGPLNRQAWGVAWFGFAILCWTFCVLLGTMFYWSRIAY